A region of Granulicella sibirica DNA encodes the following proteins:
- the murG gene encoding undecaprenyldiphospho-muramoylpentapeptide beta-N-acetylglucosaminyltransferase yields MRALMAGGGSGGHVIPALAIARELLDARHAEVRFVGTARGLETRLVPEAGFPLDLIHVGQLKGVSLATRLRTMADLPLGVLRCISLLRSFRPNVVIGVGGYASGPAMMAAILLRIPTLAFEPNAVPGLANRLVGKRVSAAAVNFEQTKAYFRNAEVAGIPVRAEFFAIPQRLPTDRQHLLIFGGSQGARILNNAVPAVVARLLARLPNLTVLHQTGPAAEARTRELYQQANADPARYQVSAYLDDMPARFAEADLILCRSGASTMAELGAAGKASVLIPLPTAADDHQRKNAEVFSSVGAATLLLEADLTPNVLQNTLVDLLENPEQIQAMGAQARTFARPEAVRAIAAMAVQLTKE; encoded by the coding sequence ATGCGTGCCCTGATGGCCGGCGGCGGTTCGGGCGGCCATGTCATCCCGGCTCTGGCCATCGCCCGCGAACTCCTCGACGCACGCCATGCCGAAGTCCGCTTCGTCGGGACGGCGCGGGGGCTCGAGACCCGTCTTGTTCCGGAAGCGGGATTCCCGCTCGACCTCATCCATGTCGGTCAGCTCAAAGGCGTCAGTCTGGCCACTCGGCTCCGGACCATGGCAGACCTCCCGCTTGGCGTCCTCCGCTGTATTTCGCTCCTTCGCAGCTTCAGGCCGAACGTCGTCATCGGTGTAGGAGGATATGCCAGCGGCCCTGCGATGATGGCAGCCATCCTCCTTCGGATTCCGACCCTGGCCTTTGAGCCGAATGCCGTTCCCGGCCTCGCGAACCGCCTCGTCGGCAAACGCGTCTCCGCCGCTGCCGTCAACTTTGAGCAGACTAAAGCCTATTTTCGCAACGCCGAGGTCGCCGGGATCCCCGTGCGGGCCGAGTTCTTCGCGATCCCGCAAAGGCTCCCGACGGACCGCCAACATCTCCTGATCTTCGGCGGAAGCCAGGGCGCCCGTATCCTGAACAACGCAGTCCCGGCGGTTGTCGCCCGCCTTCTTGCTCGCCTGCCGAATCTGACTGTTCTCCATCAAACCGGACCGGCTGCGGAGGCGAGGACACGCGAGCTTTACCAGCAGGCCAACGCTGACCCCGCCCGCTATCAGGTCAGCGCCTATCTGGACGACATGCCTGCCCGGTTCGCGGAAGCCGACCTCATCCTCTGCCGCAGCGGTGCGAGCACGATGGCCGAGCTTGGCGCGGCAGGGAAGGCGTCTGTGCTTATCCCGCTGCCTACGGCAGCGGACGACCACCAGCGTAAGAATGCCGAAGTCTTTTCTTCCGTCGGAGCCGCGACGCTTCTACTCGAAGCCGACCTGACACCTAATGTTCTCCAGAACACGCTCGTGGATCTGCTCGAAAATCCCGAACAGATCCAGGCCATGGGAGCACAGGCTCGCACCTTCGCCCGACCCGAGGCGGTTCGCGCCATCGCCGCGATGGCCGTCCAGCTCACCAAAGAATGA
- a CDS encoding MmcQ/YjbR family DNA-binding protein translates to MTPEDLRRVALTLAGAEESSHMGSADFRVGGHIFATLAHEKQGYGNLMLAPEQQALFLADRPDLFLPIAGGWGRMGATHIRLAAATEDELLGALATAYNLRLAKNAKAKPKAKKH, encoded by the coding sequence ATGACTCCTGAAGACCTCCGCCGCGTGGCCCTTACCCTCGCTGGAGCCGAGGAGAGCTCTCACATGGGTTCCGCTGACTTCCGCGTTGGCGGCCACATCTTTGCCACGCTCGCCCACGAGAAGCAGGGCTACGGTAACCTCATGCTTGCGCCCGAGCAGCAAGCCCTCTTTCTCGCCGACCGACCGGATCTTTTCCTTCCGATCGCCGGAGGCTGGGGCCGGATGGGCGCCACCCACATCCGTCTCGCCGCCGCGACCGAAGACGAACTTCTCGGAGCCCTTGCGACCGCCTACAACCTGCGCCTCGCCAAGAACGCCAAGGCCAAGCCGAAGGCAAAGAAGCACTGA
- a CDS encoding competence/damage-inducible protein A, protein MIAEIIAAGSEMLTPYRQDTNSLYLTEGLNDLGVTVAFKTIVGDNLEHLTNAARIAIARADIVLFSGGLGPTEDDLTREAAAAALGRSLRRDNALLVDLAKRFAARRMTMPSNNLRQTDIIDGATILNNANGSAPGQYLDVTIDGERKIVILLPGPPKELKPLFTDVVVPMLAKSLPPRYLAKRMLRMALIPESQVDARTAPIYQQYPDVETTILAGSAEIQLHFFCAKPTAEEAQDRIDELSGRIEQEMGDSIFSSNGESLEEIVLLHLGMRHLSLAVAESCTGGLLSERLTSVPNSSTAFSGGVVVYNEQMKSAFADVPPELFERHGAVSPQVARALAEGIRARANTSLGIGITGLAGPAGGTGADALKPIGLVYIALSEGEDTQVKEFQINGDRDRVRFWATQHALEFIRQTLL, encoded by the coding sequence ATGATCGCTGAAATTATCGCCGCCGGTTCCGAGATGCTCACGCCCTACCGGCAGGACACCAACTCCCTCTACCTCACCGAGGGCCTCAACGACCTCGGCGTCACCGTCGCCTTCAAGACCATCGTTGGCGATAACCTCGAGCACCTCACCAACGCCGCCCGCATCGCCATTGCCCGCGCTGACATCGTTCTCTTCTCCGGCGGGCTCGGCCCAACAGAAGACGACCTCACGCGCGAAGCCGCCGCCGCCGCTCTCGGCCGGAGCCTGCGCCGGGACAACGCGCTCCTCGTCGACCTCGCCAAACGCTTCGCCGCCCGCCGCATGACGATGCCGTCCAACAACCTGCGGCAGACCGACATCATCGACGGCGCCACTATCCTGAACAACGCTAACGGCAGCGCCCCCGGCCAGTATCTCGACGTCACCATCGACGGCGAGCGCAAGATCGTCATCCTTCTCCCCGGGCCGCCAAAAGAGCTGAAGCCGCTCTTTACCGACGTCGTCGTTCCGATGCTGGCGAAATCACTTCCACCGCGATACCTGGCGAAGCGTATGCTGCGCATGGCCCTCATCCCGGAGTCGCAGGTCGACGCGCGCACCGCGCCCATCTACCAGCAGTATCCCGATGTCGAAACGACCATCCTCGCTGGCAGCGCCGAGATCCAGCTCCACTTCTTCTGCGCCAAGCCTACAGCCGAAGAGGCCCAGGACCGCATCGACGAGCTCTCCGGACGCATCGAGCAGGAGATGGGCGACTCCATCTTTTCGTCCAACGGCGAATCGTTGGAGGAGATTGTCCTCCTGCATCTCGGCATGCGCCATCTTTCACTGGCTGTCGCTGAAAGCTGCACGGGTGGCTTGCTCTCGGAGCGTCTTACTTCCGTCCCGAACAGCTCCACTGCCTTTTCCGGAGGCGTCGTTGTCTATAACGAGCAGATGAAGAGTGCCTTCGCCGATGTCCCACCGGAGCTATTCGAGCGCCACGGAGCAGTCAGTCCGCAAGTTGCCCGCGCCCTCGCCGAAGGCATTCGCGCACGTGCCAACACCTCGCTCGGCATCGGCATTACCGGTCTCGCCGGACCTGCGGGAGGCACAGGAGCCGATGCTTTAAAGCCCATCGGCCTCGTCTACATCGCACTCTCCGAAGGGGAGGACACTCAGGTGAAGGAGTTCCAGATCAACGGAGACCGCGACCGCGTACGATTCTGGGCCACCCAGCATGCTCTTGAATTTATTCGGCAGACGCTGCTCTAA
- the plsY gene encoding glycerol-3-phosphate 1-O-acyltransferase PlsY produces MNPWLLSIPIAYLLGSIPFGYLLVRVFRNEDIRTTGSGNIGATNVARSGAKGLGFATLLLDLLKAFAAVALAQYLAPDNHDLAVAAAVAAIVGHVYPVWLGFRGGKGVASALGVMLALDWRAALCVLGVFLVVVAFTRYVSLGSILGAASYPFFSLYFLPIRTPIFVGGIVFIALLVIVKHHANVGRLIAGTESRFGSKKVTA; encoded by the coding sequence ATGAACCCGTGGCTCCTCTCCATTCCGATTGCCTACCTGCTCGGCTCCATTCCTTTCGGATATCTCCTGGTACGCGTCTTCCGCAACGAAGACATCCGGACCACCGGCAGCGGCAATATTGGAGCCACGAACGTCGCACGTTCGGGAGCCAAGGGGCTAGGTTTCGCCACTCTGCTCCTCGACCTTCTCAAAGCCTTTGCCGCCGTCGCCCTTGCCCAATATCTCGCACCGGATAACCATGACCTCGCCGTCGCCGCAGCCGTTGCCGCCATCGTGGGCCACGTGTACCCGGTATGGCTTGGCTTTCGCGGAGGCAAAGGCGTCGCCAGCGCTCTGGGCGTCATGCTTGCGCTCGATTGGCGCGCAGCGCTCTGCGTCCTGGGCGTCTTCCTCGTCGTCGTCGCCTTCACCCGCTACGTCTCCCTTGGTTCGATCCTGGGCGCGGCGTCCTACCCCTTCTTCAGCCTCTACTTCCTCCCGATCCGAACGCCCATCTTCGTCGGAGGCATTGTCTTCATCGCCCTCCTCGTCATCGTCAAGCACCACGCCAACGTCGGCCGTCTCATCGCCGGAACCGAAAGCCGCTTCGGGTCGAAAAAGGTGACCGCATGA